One window of Phalacrocorax carbo chromosome 1, bPhaCar2.1, whole genome shotgun sequence genomic DNA carries:
- the NMS gene encoding neuromedin-S translates to MPPPALPWLLAACCLCALPRGSGFPSPFPRYRDGVDLPKSQQLAMCFSQWMELSKQPQISSMVLDLCYSIFNNMHTNEESQTAAAKFTKKDSHGTLGRPFFLFRPRNGRTIKGSEYNGTRS, encoded by the exons aTGCCCCCGCCCGCCTTACCCTGGCTGCTCGCCgcctgctgcctctgtgcccTCCCGCGGGGCTCAG GGTTCCCGTCGCCTTTCCCGCGCTACAGGGACGGCGTGGACCTGCCCAAAAGCCAG caacTGGCGATGTGTTTCAGTCAGTGGATGGAACTGTCTAAGCAACCCCAG ATCTCCAGCATGGTTTTGGATCTTTGTTATTCCATATTCAACAACATGCATACAAATGAG GAGTCACAGACTGCTGCTGCAAAGTTTACAAAGAAG gatAGTCATGGGACTCTGGGAcggccttttttccttttcagg CCTCGAAATGGAAGAACTATCAAAGGCAGTG AGTACAATGGAACACGAAGTTAA